A region of the Desulfovermiculus halophilus DSM 18834 genome:
ACACTGCCCACATGGATCTGTGCATAGCATCCCCCTTTTGTCTTGTGGTGCTGAAAAAACTGGCCATCATCGTTCGTTATGAAAACAATGCAAACAAAGCGCCATAAAGTCAATTCAGGCGGGAAACGGAGATCAGAGGACGGAAGAGGACAGACATCAGAGGTCAGAGATCAGAGATCAGAAGGCAGAAGAAAGAGGGCAAAGGTCAGCGCCGCCTCTGGCGTAGACCGGCAGAACTTGGCTTCGTTACAAGGGGGGGCATCGTAAAGAAGAGAATAGCCACGCGTCTGCGCGTGGCTACCCCTAAATGACTAAAGGGGTCTCATGCATGGCAAGATCACGACAAAGTGCAAACAATTTTGCCATTCACAGCTCACACGTCAGTTGTCTGTAGCTCTCAGGACCTGTTCTTGAAATTCTTCCAGCGAATCCACTCGGAAGACCTGCTTGAAGAGCATCTTCAAAGTATCGTGAGAGTCAATAGAGTTGATGCGTCTGACGAGATCGGAACTGACTGTGCCATATCTTTCGCTTATAGCTTCCAAAAGCATTTCTCTGGATTTTTTAAGCTCACCTCTTTTTTCGCCTCGTTGTTCGCCTCGTTGTTCGCCTCGTTGTTCCCCTAGGGAAAGGCCTTTCTCGTAGCCTTTTTTCTCCAACATTTCAGCTATAGTCTCCATAGTCTCTCCTCCAGCAGGTAAGGATCGGATCACGTCCATAATATCAGACAGTTCTTCCGAAGACCTCGCCTGTGATAAGTAGTATACCAGGATCTTCAAGAATCGATCAAGCTGTTTCTCATCCAAATCCTGAAAAAGGAACATCAGAGCGTCTTTGAGCTCATCCAGAAACTCCCTCTTCGGGCTGATCTGCCAAATGGCAAACAAGGACTTCAGGGCCGAATGGAAGGCATAGCCCCGAACATCTTCAACGTTCACATCAAAGAGGCTGTATTCGAAGTCCGGGAGATAAGCACGGAATGTTTCGTCAGGCACATCAACAATTGAACTGAGCTTGGTTTTGTAGCGCCACTTATACTCTCCATGGGCTATGACGATCGGCAAAAGAAGGGGCAGCTTACGGAATGGTTCTTTGCGTTTTTGCCCGTATGAGGTCCACGTTTCCACCATGTACCGAAGCAGCTGGAGCGGAACCCATTCATCCAGAAAACTTTTGTGCTCCAGCAGAACATAGATCTCGGCCTCCTGATCACGATCCCGGAGAGGCATGCGTATGAGTATATCGGAGAAGTACTCTTGCAAATGGTCTGGAATGTGGCTCGTTTGCTCAAAGCGCAGGGACTCCAGCTCAAGGTGCCGGGTCATCCTTTCCGGCAAAAAACTCTGTAGAAAACTGACAGCCGTTTCATGCCTGCCCAGGATGTTTTTGATCACCTTGTCATGGGGATTTTGGCGCTTGGACATAAGCAAACGCTACGACAATCAAGAACAGGAGGCAAGCCCTACCCATCTACCCCCATTCTCCGCTCCCTCTTTCTAATGTAAAAAATTTTGTACTTTGTGCCGATTTTGGCTTGCATTTTTTATGAGCCTGGTATAAATATTTAAACCAGGCGTCAGGACAACATGCAACAGGTCATGCACAAGGAGGAAGGCTATGAAAAAATTCGTCTTGGGACTGCTCACAGCAGCCATGGTCCTGGGCACCGCGGGCATTTCCTTTGCCCAGCAGGATCTGCCTCAGTTCTGTACCTTTGGGTACTACCGGGCAGCGGCATCCTTTGTGAACAACTTCGGTTTCGACGAAGATGCAAAGTCTGATGATCATCAGATCTATCAGCGGATCAGGCAGTACTTTGAGTACAGCGCCAATGAAAACCTCACCGCTCAGGTCGCTTATGAGATCGATAACGGCTGGGGGTACCAAGGCGGTTACTTTGGCAACGACGCAGCCGCCAACAAACATGAAGACTTTTCCGGCATCGAAATCAAGCGGGCCCAGTTGAACTTCAACTGGCCAAACACCGAGGTCAATATCCAGGCTGGCCTGACCGGGTACGTCACTCCGGGCAGCGCCATGGGCACCCCGGTCTTGGCTGACGACATGCCCGGAATCTTCATCAACGCCCCAGTCAATGACATGGCCAGCTTTACGCTCGGGTATGTCCGGGCCTATGATGGATATCGGATTTCTGGCGGCAGTGATTATGACGATACAAGGGAATACCGCACAGGTGGTGACCAGTTGGACGCCTTTGTGGCCTCTGTGCCCCTAAACTACGAAGGTTTCAATCTTACCCCCTACGGCGTATATGCCCGCATCGGGGAAGAAGTTATGAACAGCCAGTATACTGGGATGTTCGATACCTGGACCTCCTTTCTGGGCACCATTGCAAGTGAATCTGCTGATGAAGATCTTTATGATGATAATGTCGACGCCTTTTGGGTTGGACTGCCCTTCGGCATCGACATGATTGATCCCTTGTCCATTACTGGTCAGTTCGTGTACGGCAGCGTTGACGGCGGAAGCAGCGCCCTGGATCGGGAAGGTTACTTCTTTGATGTCAGCGTTGACTACACCGCCATGGATCTGTTCACCCCCTCTCTGTATTTCTACTACTCCTCTGGGGAGGATGATGACATTGACGACGGCAGCGAGACCATGCCTACCCTGCGCAACGATGGGTACTACTATCCCCCGGCAGGCGCGGCTCTTGGATTCAACAGCGCTTATGGCTTTGGCGACGGTGACTACTCCTACGCCCAGTACGTGCCCCACGGCGTCTGGAGCCTGGGCTTCGCCCTCAAGGACATCCAGTTCGTGGACAAGCTGAGCCACTCTTTTGCCATTGCCTACTCCCAGGGGACCCATGATGAGGATGCCTTTACAGAAGAAGTTGTAGCATTAGATAAAGAGGATTCTCGTTTTACCGAGATGACCACAGAAGACAGCTCAGTTGAAGTTACCTTCTACAACTACTATCAGATCTACGAAAACCTGAAGGCCGTTCTGGAACTCGACTACGCCGCTCTGGACATGGACGAGGACATCTGGGGTGAAGGACCCAATGGCGGTGACTACAAGGACGATGACATCTACCGGGCTACCTTTGGTCTGTCCTACGACTTCTAACATCGGTTGATGTTCGACCTGACGCCGGCAAAAGGATGAAGCCGGGGCCGCGTGCGGCCCCGGCTTTTTTTGTGGTCTGGATTGGCCTGGGAGAGGATGGCCCTCAATACAGAGGACAGAAGACAGAGAACAGAAGTCACCCTGACTAATCCAAACTTCAACTGATCTCCCCCCCCGTCCCCCCTTGAGGGGGGTTGGGGGGTGTTGCTTTCTGGCAGCCTTACTCCTTTAGACGTGGACTTCGGCCCTCCGCAGAAGAAACACCCCCTTGGAGTCCCCCCTCGAGGGGGGACTTGGTTCGCAACTTCCGGGCACAATTCGGAAAATCCAGCTTTACCACAATCTGCGAATCCAGATACTCCGACTTCAGCAGTCACCCGGGTTCCCAAATCCAGGCTACAGCTGATCTCCCACCTCGTCCCC
Encoded here:
- a CDS encoding Rpn family recombination-promoting nuclease/putative transposase, coding for MSKRQNPHDKVIKNILGRHETAVSFLQSFLPERMTRHLELESLRFEQTSHIPDHLQEYFSDILIRMPLRDRDQEAEIYVLLEHKSFLDEWVPLQLLRYMVETWTSYGQKRKEPFRKLPLLLPIVIAHGEYKWRYKTKLSSIVDVPDETFRAYLPDFEYSLFDVNVEDVRGYAFHSALKSLFAIWQISPKREFLDELKDALMFLFQDLDEKQLDRFLKILVYYLSQARSSEELSDIMDVIRSLPAGGETMETIAEMLEKKGYEKGLSLGEQRGEQRGEQRGEKRGELKKSREMLLEAISERYGTVSSDLVRRINSIDSHDTLKMLFKQVFRVDSLEEFQEQVLRATDN
- a CDS encoding outer membrane homotrimeric porin; translated protein: MKKFVLGLLTAAMVLGTAGISFAQQDLPQFCTFGYYRAAASFVNNFGFDEDAKSDDHQIYQRIRQYFEYSANENLTAQVAYEIDNGWGYQGGYFGNDAAANKHEDFSGIEIKRAQLNFNWPNTEVNIQAGLTGYVTPGSAMGTPVLADDMPGIFINAPVNDMASFTLGYVRAYDGYRISGGSDYDDTREYRTGGDQLDAFVASVPLNYEGFNLTPYGVYARIGEEVMNSQYTGMFDTWTSFLGTIASESADEDLYDDNVDAFWVGLPFGIDMIDPLSITGQFVYGSVDGGSSALDREGYFFDVSVDYTAMDLFTPSLYFYYSSGEDDDIDDGSETMPTLRNDGYYYPPAGAALGFNSAYGFGDGDYSYAQYVPHGVWSLGFALKDIQFVDKLSHSFAIAYSQGTHDEDAFTEEVVALDKEDSRFTEMTTEDSSVEVTFYNYYQIYENLKAVLELDYAALDMDEDIWGEGPNGGDYKDDDIYRATFGLSYDF